In Sphingopyxis sp. FD7, a single window of DNA contains:
- a CDS encoding TonB-dependent receptor domain-containing protein has translation MPAASAETGQQSYDIAPQDLADALRQYSELSGRDVIANSDVVARKKSARVSGTFNADAALAQLLAGTELVAESVDGTLVIREGKGDRFAESSANRGTAQSDDAQIIVTGTRIRGAGPVGSPVTIVDRDALDRSGRTTLADYLQTIPQNFSGGPSEATFGATARGNANTNLNFGSGINLRGLGSASTLTLFDGVRPAMGGAWGAFTDLSLIPSSAIDRIEILTDGASAIYGSDAVAGVVNLRFRNRFEGAETRMRAGTADGDFSEMQIAQLLGKKWNSGHLVLAAEYYSRGNLPATKRRFTSEDLRPVGGPDLRSNFANPGTILAANGRVFAIPPGQDGRGLTAADLIEGSFNRADAQRLVDILPRQRSLSFYASAEQEIGAITLFARGLYADRRYRVNQRRFGPVPVTVTSANPYYVDPIGTGQPITVFYDPSADFGPEGARGRARALNLSGGARANVGDWSLEISGGYGLQRERADDINIIHITRRSEALVLSDPATALNVFGDGAVNDPALVGRLRGGLVSRVRSRVWTAALRADGSLFDLPAGTVKLAAGAEIRGERLDYTSVFDLFGNSTTTSRLPGLPGKRTVRALYGELVIPIFDAGTSLPGALQLSLAGRHEDYSDVGSTSNPKLGLRWTPVRGVVVRASYGHSFRAPFFTELVGAANATYQPVYLPDPQSPTGQTLALALLGFRPDLGPEKATSWTAGVDLEPVALPGLRLSATWFDIAYRDRIASASFDIFNFLARRDVYGELVDETPDPAEVAAYFANPNLRNPLGVQASDIEVIADARTFNLSRVTIRGLDFDASYRHSIPNGALTLSLGGSRLFSIDQQVTRSAPAINAVGTLGNPVKLRLRGRLGFEAGPFDGGLSLLHMSGYRNQTATPAEKVKSWTTFDLQLGARIAGAPGGRAFRLALNVNNLFDRDPPYVLFRTATSVLGYDPEQASAVGRTIALQGIVTW, from the coding sequence GTGCCCGCCGCCTCGGCTGAGACGGGCCAACAAAGCTATGACATCGCGCCGCAGGATCTGGCGGACGCTTTGCGGCAATATTCCGAACTTTCGGGCCGGGACGTCATCGCCAATTCGGACGTTGTCGCGCGCAAGAAAAGCGCCCGGGTCAGCGGCACCTTCAACGCCGATGCGGCCCTGGCGCAGCTTCTGGCCGGCACCGAACTGGTCGCCGAAAGCGTGGACGGAACGCTCGTTATCCGCGAGGGAAAGGGCGACAGGTTCGCCGAAAGCTCGGCAAATCGCGGGACCGCGCAGAGTGATGACGCGCAGATCATTGTCACCGGTACCCGCATTCGCGGAGCCGGCCCGGTCGGCTCGCCCGTGACGATCGTGGATCGCGATGCGCTTGACCGGAGCGGGCGCACGACGCTCGCCGACTATCTTCAAACCATCCCGCAGAATTTCTCGGGCGGCCCCAGTGAGGCCACATTTGGCGCGACCGCGCGAGGCAATGCGAACACAAATCTCAACTTCGGGTCGGGGATCAATTTGCGCGGTCTTGGCAGCGCCTCTACGCTCACCCTGTTCGACGGCGTTCGCCCGGCCATGGGCGGTGCCTGGGGTGCGTTTACCGATCTCTCCTTGATCCCCTCGTCCGCGATCGACCGTATCGAGATACTGACCGACGGGGCGTCGGCCATTTACGGTTCGGACGCGGTAGCAGGCGTCGTCAATCTTCGCTTCCGCAATCGCTTCGAAGGTGCGGAGACGCGCATGCGAGCCGGGACGGCGGACGGCGATTTCAGCGAGATGCAGATCGCCCAGCTGCTCGGCAAAAAATGGAACAGCGGTCACCTCGTACTCGCCGCCGAATATTACAGCCGCGGCAACCTGCCCGCAACGAAGCGGCGCTTCACCAGCGAAGATCTGCGCCCCGTAGGCGGCCCCGACCTTCGGTCGAATTTCGCCAATCCCGGGACGATCCTTGCCGCCAATGGCCGCGTTTTCGCAATTCCCCCTGGACAGGACGGGCGGGGCCTCACCGCGGCCGATCTGATCGAGGGGAGCTTCAATCGCGCCGACGCGCAGCGGCTCGTCGACATCCTGCCGCGCCAACGCAGCCTCAGCTTCTATGCCTCAGCCGAACAGGAGATCGGGGCGATCACCCTTTTTGCGCGGGGTCTCTATGCGGACAGGCGTTACCGTGTGAACCAGCGCCGGTTCGGACCCGTTCCCGTCACCGTCACGAGCGCCAATCCCTATTATGTCGATCCGATCGGCACCGGTCAGCCGATCACGGTATTCTACGACCCGTCGGCCGATTTCGGTCCCGAGGGCGCGCGCGGTAGAGCGCGCGCCCTCAACCTCTCAGGCGGGGCACGCGCCAATGTTGGCGACTGGTCGCTCGAGATCAGCGGCGGCTACGGCCTGCAGCGCGAGCGCGCCGACGACATCAATATCATCCACATCACGCGCCGCTCCGAGGCGCTCGTATTATCCGACCCGGCAACAGCGCTGAACGTGTTCGGAGACGGCGCGGTCAATGATCCGGCGCTTGTCGGCAGACTTCGCGGCGGCCTTGTCTCGCGGGTGCGCTCGCGAGTCTGGACGGCGGCTCTGCGCGCGGACGGCAGTTTGTTCGATCTTCCCGCCGGCACAGTGAAACTCGCCGCCGGCGCCGAGATTCGCGGCGAACGCCTCGACTATACGTCGGTCTTTGACCTCTTCGGTAACAGCACAACCACCTCGCGCCTGCCCGGGCTTCCGGGCAAGCGCACGGTTCGAGCCCTTTATGGCGAGTTGGTAATTCCCATCTTCGATGCAGGGACGAGCCTCCCGGGTGCGCTGCAGCTGTCGCTCGCCGGACGCCATGAGGATTATTCGGACGTCGGCAGCACGAGCAACCCCAAGCTGGGTCTGCGCTGGACGCCCGTTCGGGGCGTGGTGGTCCGGGCCTCCTATGGCCATTCCTTCAGGGCACCCTTCTTCACCGAACTGGTCGGCGCCGCCAATGCGACCTACCAGCCCGTCTATCTGCCCGATCCTCAATCGCCGACCGGCCAGACGCTGGCGCTCGCGCTACTTGGTTTCCGTCCCGACCTTGGCCCCGAGAAGGCGACGAGCTGGACGGCGGGCGTCGACCTCGAACCCGTCGCCCTGCCGGGGTTGAGGCTTTCAGCCACCTGGTTCGACATTGCCTATCGCGACCGTATCGCGAGCGCCTCCTTCGATATTTTCAACTTCCTCGCACGGCGGGATGTCTATGGCGAGCTTGTCGACGAGACGCCCGACCCGGCGGAGGTCGCTGCCTATTTCGCAAATCCGAACCTCAGAAATCCGCTCGGTGTCCAAGCTTCGGATATCGAGGTCATCGCCGATGCGCGAACTTTCAACCTGTCGCGGGTGACGATCCGCGGCCTGGATTTCGACGCTTCCTACCGCCATTCCATTCCGAATGGCGCGCTCACGCTTTCGCTGGGCGGATCTCGCCTGTTCAGCATCGACCAGCAGGTCACGCGCTCCGCGCCAGCGATCAACGCGGTCGGGACGCTTGGCAATCCCGTGAAGCTCCGCCTGCGCGGTCGCCTCGGCTTCGAGGCGGGGCCCTTCGACGGCGGGCTGTCGCTGCTCCATATGTCGGGTTATCGCAACCAGACCGCGACGCCTGCCGAAAAGGTGAAGAGCTGGACGACATTCGACCTCCAGCTCGGCGCGCGCATCGCTGGCGCTCCAGGTGGGCGAGCCTTCCGCCTGGCACTCAACGTCAACAATCTCTTCGATCGGGACCCGCCTTATGTCCTTTTCAGAACGGCGACCTCGGTACTCGGCTATGACCCCGAGCAGGCGAGCGCTGTAGGGCGAACGATCGCGCTGCAGGGGATCGTAACATGGTGA
- a CDS encoding putative toxin-antitoxin system toxin component, PIN family, whose amino-acid sequence MRVIIDTNVLVSALLHERSLPYQLIALWRQGRVALVTSAEQLDELRRVTRYPKIRARLNPAVAGRLVNELKGAAIMAQDLPDVSVSRDPWDNYLLAMIEESKAGYLITGDKADLLSLERHAGAQIVTVREFLKLITGNEPGF is encoded by the coding sequence ATGCGCGTCATTATCGATACCAATGTGCTTGTGAGCGCCCTGTTGCATGAACGGTCGCTGCCCTACCAGCTGATTGCCCTATGGCGTCAGGGCAGGGTCGCGCTGGTCACATCTGCCGAACAATTGGACGAACTTCGGCGCGTCACTCGTTATCCGAAAATCCGCGCTCGGTTGAACCCTGCAGTCGCCGGACGACTGGTCAACGAATTGAAGGGTGCTGCCATCATGGCGCAGGACCTGCCCGACGTTTCTGTCAGCCGCGATCCATGGGACAATTATCTGCTGGCGATGATCGAAGAGTCGAAAGCAGGATATCTGATCACGGGCGACAAGGCCGACTTGCTGAGCCTGGAACGCCATGCCGGAGCACAGATCGTCACAGTACGAGAATTCCTGAAACTGATCACGGGCAACGAACCAGGATTTTAG
- a CDS encoding MarR family winged helix-turn-helix transcriptional regulator, giving the protein MSDVAAHQDDPTFDVEANRLRFCRELLMERRIMDRYIREISLSPASWIILLELYSADAASKRLSVSSLGYASGVSIATAVRLTQSLEARAIVERQRDPHDARRTNVALSARGRASLRCIFDDCVANRAAAPALKN; this is encoded by the coding sequence ATGTCGGATGTCGCGGCACATCAAGATGATCCGACTTTCGATGTCGAAGCCAACCGACTGCGTTTCTGCCGCGAGCTGCTCATGGAGCGGCGAATAATGGACCGCTATATCCGGGAAATCAGCCTGAGCCCTGCAAGCTGGATCATCTTGCTCGAGCTTTATTCAGCTGACGCCGCTAGCAAACGATTGTCCGTATCCAGCCTCGGCTATGCGAGCGGCGTTTCGATCGCGACGGCCGTTCGGCTGACCCAAAGTCTAGAAGCGCGCGCGATCGTCGAACGTCAACGAGATCCGCACGATGCGCGCCGAACAAATGTGGCGCTTTCGGCACGCGGGAGAGCATCTCTTCGGTGCATCTTTGACGATTGCGTGGCGAACAGGGCTGCAGCGCCAGCCCTGAAGAATTAG
- a CDS encoding ribbon-helix-helix domain-containing protein, producing the protein MGEVTRWTVNVAPETDIDVRTYLAQRGMKKGDLSRFIEESVKWRLLDLTLAEARAGFDDLSPEEMDSLIDEAVADARRN; encoded by the coding sequence ATGGGCGAAGTAACCCGCTGGACGGTGAATGTCGCACCGGAAACCGACATCGATGTCCGAACCTATCTTGCCCAGCGTGGCATGAAGAAGGGCGACCTGTCGCGTTTTATCGAAGAATCGGTGAAATGGCGCCTGCTCGACCTGACGTTGGCGGAGGCCCGTGCCGGTTTCGATGACCTGTCACCGGAGGAGATGGATAGTCTGATAGACGAAGCGGTTGCCGACGCGCGTCGGAACTGA
- a CDS encoding type II toxin-antitoxin system RelE/ParE family toxin — protein sequence MANFRVSAIAGQRLDEIYAYTREKWGDAQAEAYVRGLFDCFGRIARRELLWRAIPAEFGVDGYYGKCEHHYVYWRLLGDGTAGIVTILHERMHQMDRFRDDTAA from the coding sequence ATGGCTAATTTTCGGGTTTCCGCGATCGCCGGGCAGCGGCTCGACGAAATCTATGCCTATACGCGGGAGAAGTGGGGAGATGCGCAGGCAGAAGCCTATGTGCGGGGCCTTTTCGACTGTTTTGGTCGGATCGCCAGGCGCGAGCTTCTTTGGCGGGCTATTCCGGCTGAATTCGGTGTTGATGGCTATTACGGCAAGTGCGAACATCATTATGTCTATTGGCGTTTGCTCGGCGACGGAACTGCGGGCATCGTTACGATCCTTCACGAACGCATGCATCAGATGGATCGTTTCCGCGACGACACCGCGGCATAA
- a CDS encoding HEPN domain-containing protein — MEEFARSIERATQPGKRNGKILKIILFGSYARDDWVDEPENGYQSDFDLLIVVSHEDLTDISDHWYIAEDKILRDPDVGRTLNIIVHTLADVNRALSRGEYFWVDIIRDGVMLYDLPNHPLATPKPLTPVDAYEMAVGYFSANFAEAGRRLEAFDFEFGKAMLDGGWLKGAAFALHQAVERLYGCYLLANTFYFPRSHNIKFLRSLAEDREPRLVEAWARDSKIDRRRFELLKRAYVEARYSASYEISAADLEALAASAEKLRAIVEAICGSHIADLKKAAGGS; from the coding sequence ATGGAGGAGTTCGCGCGATCGATCGAGCGCGCGACACAGCCTGGCAAACGCAACGGCAAGATCCTGAAGATCATCCTGTTCGGCAGCTATGCCCGCGACGATTGGGTCGATGAGCCGGAGAATGGCTATCAGTCCGATTTCGACCTGCTGATCGTTGTCAGCCATGAGGATCTCACCGACATCTCCGACCATTGGTACATCGCCGAGGACAAGATCCTCCGCGACCCCGATGTCGGACGGACGCTGAACATCATTGTCCATACGCTCGCCGACGTGAACCGCGCGCTCAGCCGCGGCGAATATTTCTGGGTCGATATCATCCGCGATGGCGTGATGCTATACGACCTGCCGAACCATCCTTTGGCAACGCCGAAGCCGCTGACGCCAGTTGATGCCTATGAAATGGCCGTGGGGTATTTCTCGGCAAATTTTGCGGAAGCCGGGCGCAGACTGGAAGCGTTCGATTTCGAGTTTGGTAAGGCCATGCTTGACGGGGGATGGCTAAAGGGAGCTGCATTCGCATTGCACCAAGCCGTTGAGCGGCTTTACGGGTGCTATTTGCTTGCAAACACGTTCTATTTTCCACGCTCGCACAATATCAAGTTCCTGCGATCGCTCGCAGAGGACCGCGAGCCGCGCCTGGTTGAAGCCTGGGCTCGCGACAGTAAGATCGACCGCCGCCGCTTCGAATTGCTGAAACGCGCTTATGTTGAGGCTCGATACTCTGCCAGTTACGAAATTAGCGCTGCCGACCTCGAAGCGCTTGCAGCGTCGGCCGAGAAATTGCGCGCGATCGTCGAGGCGATCTGCGGTTCACATATCGCGGACCTGAAGAAAGCTGCCGGCGGCAGCTAA
- a CDS encoding ribbon-helix-helix domain-containing protein codes for MNKQTTLNVRIGGALSDFVATNVGDDGSYENVSEYVRDLIRRDKERAEAEQFARLKAELQRAFAAPDSDFVPLDADAVIGRARRN; via the coding sequence ATGAACAAACAAACGACCCTGAATGTCCGTATTGGCGGCGCCCTCAGCGATTTCGTGGCGACCAATGTTGGCGACGACGGCTCCTATGAGAATGTCAGCGAATATGTCCGTGATCTCATTCGGCGCGATAAGGAACGCGCGGAAGCGGAGCAATTCGCCCGCTTGAAGGCGGAGTTGCAAAGGGCCTTCGCAGCGCCTGACTCTGACTTCGTGCCTCTCGATGCCGATGCGGTGATCGGTCGGGCGCGCCGAAACTGA
- a CDS encoding RNA polymerase sigma factor has translation MDYDEEAAEARRRAEPAFQIEIDDWGNQHKSAAIEAMYQEHQPQLSRFLRRRTNSQDVGDLVQECFQRLAASGADIVSRIEKPGAYLARAARNLLIERAHVDRRRFASAHHEYDDTEHPGSDPHAALEARDMMRRVEDRLERLKPKTRDIFLMHRFEGMSYAEIAAATGMSEKGVEKQIAKAMTAILRVKGPRS, from the coding sequence ATGGATTATGACGAAGAGGCTGCCGAAGCGCGCCGGCGAGCGGAGCCTGCATTTCAGATCGAAATCGATGACTGGGGCAACCAGCATAAGTCTGCGGCTATCGAAGCCATGTATCAAGAGCACCAGCCGCAACTTTCCCGTTTCCTGCGCCGACGGACGAATTCACAGGATGTCGGGGATCTGGTCCAGGAGTGCTTCCAACGCCTTGCCGCAAGCGGCGCGGATATTGTGTCGCGGATCGAAAAGCCCGGAGCCTATTTGGCACGAGCGGCACGCAACCTGCTCATCGAACGTGCCCATGTCGACCGGCGTCGCTTCGCCTCGGCACATCATGAATATGACGATACCGAGCATCCAGGGTCCGACCCCCACGCCGCGCTCGAAGCAAGGGACATGATGCGCCGTGTCGAGGACCGTCTCGAACGCCTGAAACCGAAAACCCGCGACATCTTCCTGATGCACCGGTTCGAGGGTATGTCCTATGCCGAAATTGCGGCTGCAACAGGAATGAGCGAGAAGGGCGTGGAAAAGCAAATCGCCAAGGCCATGACGGCAATCCTTCGCGTAAAAGGTCCGCGGTCATGA
- a CDS encoding FecR family protein: protein MSREVQAGKWFARMRASDAAADRAKFDAWMADPENAAAYAEAEKRWAALDVNVAGRIRARALRPSGSNRLRWATAFLLVVMLALGGAWYAGRAGTGPQIATRSVEGEAVRLVDGTLVELLDGAKIETRFSERDREVVMTGGRARFTVAHDASRPFRVIAGGSEIVALGTIFEVDLTRRNPSVRLVSGSVDVRATAPGGRTVRLNPGDTVEVQGGEPLHLPRGDAARSTPDTAMTLPVANVQPTSRVVADKLPLSEVIDQANRVNSKSIRLADPALGSLEVTGRFDVTDSASLARKLSAVFGLSAQESDGAIILSRKKTGG from the coding sequence ATGAGCCGCGAGGTACAAGCGGGAAAATGGTTCGCGCGCATGCGCGCGAGCGATGCGGCGGCTGATCGCGCGAAGTTCGATGCGTGGATGGCCGATCCCGAAAATGCCGCGGCCTATGCCGAGGCGGAAAAGCGCTGGGCGGCTCTCGATGTGAATGTCGCGGGCCGGATCAGGGCGCGTGCGCTGCGCCCTTCCGGATCAAACCGGCTACGCTGGGCAACGGCTTTCCTGCTCGTCGTCATGCTTGCCCTCGGAGGCGCCTGGTATGCCGGGCGTGCCGGGACCGGTCCGCAAATCGCGACCCGGTCCGTCGAGGGCGAAGCCGTTCGGCTGGTCGACGGCACATTGGTTGAACTCCTCGACGGAGCGAAGATCGAGACCAGATTTTCGGAGCGTGACAGGGAGGTCGTCATGACCGGCGGCCGTGCCCGTTTCACCGTAGCGCACGATGCCTCCCGGCCCTTTCGTGTCATCGCCGGGGGATCCGAAATTGTCGCACTCGGCACCATCTTCGAAGTCGATCTGACACGACGCAATCCGAGCGTCCGGCTGGTCAGCGGCTCTGTCGATGTGCGGGCGACAGCGCCCGGCGGACGCACGGTCAGACTGAACCCCGGCGACACGGTCGAGGTACAGGGCGGCGAACCGCTTCATCTGCCGCGCGGCGACGCCGCTCGGTCGACGCCCGACACGGCAATGACGCTACCCGTGGCAAACGTCCAACCGACATCTCGGGTCGTCGCCGACAAGTTGCCGCTCAGCGAGGTCATCGATCAAGCGAACCGGGTGAACAGCAAGTCAATCCGGCTGGCTGACCCCGCGCTCGGATCGCTTGAGGTCACGGGCCGGTTCGATGTCACCGACAGCGCGTCGCTCGCGCGAAAACTCAGCGCGGTTTTCGGACTTTCGGCCCAAGAGAGTGACGGCGCCATCATCCTGTCCCGAAAAAAAACGGGGGGATAA
- a CDS encoding DUF7662 domain-containing protein — translation MGKYDALGAFLRRWRVCHDADGVELSFSHIESIIGAVLPRAAFGADWWSAAEFSEVEPPHRRVWLDAGFEAVAKPARECVYFRRRSGGQ, via the coding sequence ATGGGAAAATATGATGCGCTTGGCGCCTTCCTCAGGCGGTGGAGGGTTTGCCACGATGCCGATGGCGTCGAGCTCAGCTTTTCGCACATCGAGAGCATCATTGGCGCGGTTCTTCCGCGCGCGGCGTTCGGTGCCGATTGGTGGTCAGCGGCAGAGTTTTCGGAAGTAGAGCCGCCCCATCGACGTGTCTGGCTCGATGCGGGCTTCGAGGCGGTTGCCAAACCGGCTCGCGAATGCGTCTATTTCCGTCGTCGAAGCGGCGGCCAGTAG
- a CDS encoding RNA polymerase subunit sigma: MRIARRAIRRMEPFDRAVFLAIRFENAGYEDLAERHGMGIEEIEKAFARAVHILITTPPPPWWQIWRY; the protein is encoded by the coding sequence TTGCGGATCGCGCGGCGGGCGATCCGCCGAATGGAGCCGTTCGATCGCGCCGTCTTTCTTGCGATCCGGTTCGAGAACGCGGGCTACGAGGATTTGGCCGAAAGACACGGCATGGGCATTGAAGAGATCGAGAAGGCGTTTGCGCGCGCCGTCCATATCCTGATCACCACGCCGCCCCCGCCGTGGTGGCAGATCTGGCGCTATTGA
- a CDS encoding Atxe2 family lasso peptide isopeptidase, with product MVMLAAAMAAATPLVTVEDIVATRDISGVTISPDGRWAAYRVSEPSVAENRVALGWHIVGVNGGDHRRVADGGAARFSFAGTLIENAPIWDADSKGFHFLAMQDGAVGVWSWRMGGKARLAISDPADIVDFRMADDGRRIIYHVGATRAQIAAAEKRAYDEGVLVDPTVDVMQPFAGGAIVDGKRVMQRLRGGWFERVRLLADTPPTEKSAMVWGSAQPDSPVPQTSAIGQHVVAGDSAEARIVRDGGKTRVDVLQPGHPPLECAIAACASPRLRALGWRPDGKALLLFEASPGSEETISLWRLNGEAPERLAVTDGAPFSPFNPDRCAIGPAFLVCAEASGVSPPRLVRVDYSSGARKLLVDPNADLRRKIATKATPMSWSIASGQKFSGFLLRPAHAAPPFPLVIQYYHCDGFLKGGVGDEIPMLPLADSGIAVLCIRKAQGKFSNAEEEYDLALSGISAAIDTLAADGIVDPRHVGIGGLSFGSQVALWAIRKSDRFAAATLSSAQFEPHFYWATALPGSGMPDTLANRWGLGDPDTDPEGWNRLSATSDAAGLDTPLLMQLPEAEARLVIEFHTRLKRAGKPAELFVFADEPHIKTQPVHQFAVNARNLDWYRFWLADFEDPNPQKQDRYARWRELRAGHPLQRPAP from the coding sequence ATGGTGATGCTGGCGGCGGCGATGGCCGCCGCCACGCCGCTCGTCACCGTCGAGGATATTGTGGCGACACGCGACATCAGCGGCGTCACCATATCGCCCGACGGCCGCTGGGCTGCCTATCGTGTGAGCGAGCCTTCGGTGGCCGAAAACCGCGTTGCACTTGGCTGGCATATCGTTGGGGTCAATGGCGGCGACCATCGCCGCGTCGCGGATGGAGGCGCGGCGAGGTTCAGCTTTGCCGGCACGCTGATCGAGAATGCGCCCATATGGGACGCGGATTCGAAAGGCTTCCACTTTCTTGCGATGCAGGACGGCGCGGTCGGCGTGTGGTCGTGGCGCATGGGCGGCAAGGCCCGGCTCGCGATTTCCGATCCTGCCGACATCGTCGATTTCCGGATGGCGGACGATGGTCGCCGCATCATCTATCATGTCGGGGCGACACGAGCCCAAATCGCGGCGGCGGAAAAGCGGGCCTATGATGAGGGGGTGCTCGTTGATCCAACGGTCGATGTCATGCAGCCGTTCGCCGGGGGCGCGATCGTCGACGGGAAGCGCGTCATGCAGCGGCTGCGGGGAGGATGGTTTGAACGCGTGCGCCTCCTCGCGGACACGCCGCCGACGGAAAAATCGGCGATGGTGTGGGGATCGGCCCAGCCCGACTCTCCCGTGCCGCAGACCTCTGCGATCGGGCAACATGTCGTCGCCGGCGACAGCGCGGAGGCCAGAATCGTTCGCGATGGAGGCAAAACCCGCGTCGACGTGTTGCAGCCGGGCCATCCGCCCCTCGAATGCGCTATCGCTGCCTGTGCATCACCCAGGCTCCGCGCGCTTGGCTGGCGCCCCGACGGCAAGGCGCTTTTGCTCTTCGAGGCCAGTCCGGGATCCGAAGAGACAATTTCGTTGTGGCGTCTGAATGGCGAAGCGCCTGAACGGCTCGCGGTCACCGACGGGGCGCCCTTCTCGCCCTTCAATCCCGATCGCTGCGCGATTGGACCCGCCTTCCTTGTCTGCGCCGAAGCCTCAGGCGTCTCGCCGCCGAGGCTTGTTCGCGTCGATTATAGCAGCGGGGCCCGGAAACTCCTGGTCGACCCCAATGCGGACCTGCGGCGCAAGATCGCCACAAAGGCCACGCCCATGTCCTGGTCGATCGCCAGTGGGCAAAAGTTCAGCGGTTTCCTGCTTCGTCCAGCGCACGCTGCGCCGCCCTTCCCGCTCGTGATCCAATATTATCATTGCGACGGTTTCTTGAAGGGCGGCGTCGGCGACGAGATCCCGATGCTGCCCCTCGCGGACTCCGGGATAGCGGTTCTCTGTATCCGAAAGGCTCAGGGCAAATTCTCCAACGCTGAGGAAGAATATGACCTGGCGCTTTCGGGCATCTCCGCCGCAATCGATACGCTCGCCGCAGACGGCATCGTCGATCCACGGCATGTCGGTATTGGCGGCCTCAGTTTCGGATCGCAGGTCGCCCTCTGGGCCATCCGCAAGTCGGATCGCTTCGCCGCCGCGACGCTCTCGTCGGCGCAGTTCGAACCCCATTTCTATTGGGCCACTGCGTTGCCCGGCAGCGGTATGCCCGACACGCTGGCGAACCGATGGGGCCTCGGCGATCCCGACACCGATCCCGAAGGCTGGAACCGGCTTTCCGCGACAAGCGACGCCGCCGGCCTCGACACCCCTCTCCTGATGCAACTACCCGAAGCCGAGGCTCGCCTTGTCATCGAGTTTCACACGCGCCTCAAACGGGCCGGAAAGCCCGCCGAGCTCTTCGTGTTCGCCGACGAGCCTCACATCAAGACCCAGCCGGTGCATCAATTTGCGGTCAATGCGCGCAACCTCGACTGGTATCGCTTCTGGCTGGCCGATTTCGAGGATCCGAACCCTCAAAAGCAGGATCGATATGCGCGTTGGCGCGAATTGCGCGCGGGACATCCCTTGCAACGTCCCGCGCCATAG